TTAACATTGCCGTGCCAATAAATTCAAAAATATAGGTAATCATAGTTTGGTTGGTTTTAAGTGGATTAAGATAAAAAAAATCAAGGAATATATACTATTTAACACTCTTTGCTGCAGTATTCTTAATTTGTACGCTGTAGAAGTGTGAATGTCAAATACAGGTTGTCCTATAAATATTAATCTATTGTGATATTACCGGTGGTGCGCAATATGATCTTTTGATTTTAATAAGTATACCTAACTCCGGTTACATTCATTTGTAAGGTGTAAATGGAACCTTTTGCAGTAATAAATAAAATATCTTGATTTTTGCCTCCAAAAGTTACATTAGCAGTCCATTCTTCATTAATAGGTATATGGTGTATTTTTTCTCCTTTCGAATTAAATATGGTAACTCCGTTGCCTGTTAGGTAAATGTTACCTTTATTATCTATCGTCATACCATCAGAGCCCATAGTTGTAAATAACTTACGGTCAGTTAGGTTGCCATTTTCCGTTACTGTATACGCGTAAGTTTTTTGATCCCCTATATCTGCTACATAAAGTGTTTTGCCATCTGGAGTTCCTATAATTCCGTTTGGCTGTACCAAATTTGTTGCGGCAATAAATACTGTATTTGAATTGGGCAAAATATAATATACATTTTTATTGGTTAACTCTGCAGTTGTTCTATCCCAATACGACCTTTGGTAATAAGGGTCTGTAAAGTAGATACCACCTTTTAAATCTACCCATAAATCATTTGGACCATTCAATTTTTTATTTTCAAAATTGGTAATTAAGGTATCCACTTTTCCATTTTCATCTATACGCCATATTTCATTATTTTCATCTGCTGCAGCTAAAAGCCTACCATTATGGTCAAAATACAGTCCGTTTGCCCTACCGGATGGTTCTTTAAAAACACTTAAAGAATTGTTTGAGGAATTCCATTTTATAATTTTATCATTTGGTTGATCAGTGAAATACACATTACCTTCTTGATCGGACGCAGGGCCCTCGGTAAAACTATATTCGTTAGCTATTTGAACTAATTTAGCATTTTCGGCTACTAAAGAAGTTGTTTGCGCTTTACAAGAATTTACAAAAATCAGCACTATAATCGAACTGAAAAATTGAATAGTATCTTTCATAATAGCGTTTAAATATTTTTTAGGAAATTCATATTATATTTCATGCTCTCAAAAGGTGTACTTGCATATTCTTCTTGTTCTATGTAAATATGTTTAACACCAGATAATTCTTTGTTTATAAGCATGTGTTCTATATCTATTGCTCCCTTACCAAATTCGGTACTAACTTTTTCCTCCATATTCATATCCTTTAAATGCCATAGCGGAAACCTGCCAGGATATTTTTTAAAATAATCAATAGGGTCTTTACCCGCAACAACTACCCAACCCAGATCCAGCTCCATATGAACTAAATCACTTTCGGTATTATCCATTAAAACATCATAAAGCACTTGACCATTTTCCGATTCAAATTCATACTCATGATTATGATACCCAAACTTTAAACCTATTTTTTTGCAGGCATCTCCGGCAATGTTGAATTGTTCCGCAACTTTTTTATAGTTGTCTATTGTTTGTCCATCAGAAGGCATTGAAGAACAAATTAGGTATTCTTGACCCGATGCAACGGCATCTTCCATGGTTTGTTCAAATTTATCATCAAGATGCACATGACCACTAGTAATCTTCATGCCTAAAGCTTTGCAAGTTTTACCCATGTCAGTAGGTGCAAGCCCATAGTAATACCCTTTTGATGACCCTGCACTTTCTATCTCTTTAAAACCTAAACTTGCGATTTCTTCTAATGTTTTCTTAGGGTTTTCTAACATACTATCTCTAAAAGAATAGAGCTGTACACCATAAGAAGTGTTTTTAGTTAATGAAAAACTTGTTTGCGGCGTAAATAGGGTTGCAGCGCTAAACAAACTTGTTTGTTTTAGAAAGTTTCTACGTGTTTTCATTAGGGTCGGTATTAGGATTAAAGATATTGTGTTTTTAAATGTACGAAAACTAAACAGGATTTTTAGCCAGTGAAACTGCAGATATGTATTTTTGTAAAAATGGTATTCATGAATAGTAGAACAGATCAATTAAAGGCATTAGATAGATTATTGACTATAATGGATGAGTTACGAGAGCAATGTCCTTGGGATAAAAAGCAGACCATGCAAACGCTTAGGCACTTGACTATTGAAGAGACCTATGAATTGGGCGATGCTATTCTAGATAATGATTTGAATGAAGTTAAAATGGAGCTAGGTGATGTGCTCCTTCATATTATTTTTTATGCTAAAATTGGCTCTGAAACCAATGATTTTGATATTGCCGACGTGGCAAATGCAATATCCGATAAGCTAATACATAGACATCCACATATTTATGGGGATACAATAGTTTCTGATGCCGAAGAAGTAAAGCGTAATTGGGAACAAATAAAACTAAAAGAAGGTAAAAAAAGTGTTTTAGAAGGTGTTCCAAAGAGTTTGCCTGCATTAGTTAAAGCCAATAGAATCCAAGACAAGGTAGCAGGGGTTGGTTTCGATTGGGAACGGCCCGAGCAAGTTTTTGAAAAGGTTCAGGAAGAATTAAACGAATTACAGGCCGAGGTTACTGCCGGAAATACGGATGAAATTGAATCGGAATTTGGAGATGTACTTTTTTCAATGATAAATTATGCCCGGTTTTTGGGCGTAAATCCTGAAAATGCACTTGAACGCACTAATAAAAAATTCATTAAGCGATTTCAATATCTTGAAAAAGGAGCAAAACAAATGGGCAAAGAGCTTAAAGATATGACCCTTGCCGAAATGGATGTGTTTTGGAATCAAGCAAAAACTAATGATTAAATTATATTTTTAATTTTGTAATATGTTTTTAACAATGGTTTCTAAACTTTGAAAAGCAATAGGTTTAATAAGATATTCCGATATTTCTGGATATGAATTTGCACGAACCAAATCATTAGAACTTAATGATGATGTTAACATGTAAATATGAATTTCTTTTGCTATTTCTTTATTTAGTATCTTAAATTCTTCCATGAATTCAAAACCGTCAAGAATAGGCATATTTAGATCTAAAAGAATAATGTCCGGAAGCTTATCTACAGAATCAATATTTTTAGTTATACCTTTTAAAGGTTCCAATGAATCAGAAAACTCAACAACATTTGTTATTGATAATTGTTGAAGATTTTTTCTAATTATATATTTAGAAATATCATCATCATCTATAATCCATACTAGAGGGTTTTGATTCATTTTATAAGTAGGTTAGTGTTTTACTCAATAATCGAGGTTTAAATGTTCCAACGCTTAGGTCGAAATTTAATGTTGATTTTCGTTTTAATGCCTCGTGGCCTTGCCCAAGGTAGTTTGCATATTAATAACGTAGCAACTTACATAGTTAGTGCCTTTTGCTTTTTTATTTAGCTACCCTATGCAATTTACTTTCTATTCTTAAAGCCAACTATACGTTGTACTAGTGCTGTATTTTTAAAGGGATATAGGTGTTTAGAATAACTTTTAAAATTTGAAAATGATTATTAAGAGTTTACGGTTTTGGCTGTATTATGAGACTGCGAAACCTTTATTTCTGATTAATTAAAATAATGTAGATCAAAATATTATATCATATAGAGCTTTTATTGGTAAGAAAAAATCATCTAATTAGAAGTACCTTTGTTTAAAATTTTAGATTAAGGTTTGTTACAGAAATACACCGAAGAATTTAGGTATAATATTAAGCTTTCAGTTCCTGTAATATTGGGTATGTTAGGGCATACGTTTGTGCAGTTGGCAGATAACATAATGGTTGGGCAATTGGGTACAGCGGAATTAGCAGCTGTTTCATTAGGAAATAGTTTTGTTTTTGTAGCTATGTCCTTAGGTATAGGATTTTCTACGGCAATTACACCCTTAGTCGCAGAAGCAGATGGGGCCGGTAATAAAGATAATGCCAAAAGCGCTTTAAAACATGGTTTGGTATTATGTACTGTCTTAGGCTTAACCCTCTTTGGGTTGATTTTACTTGCTAAACCTATAATGTATATAATGAAACAGCCTATTGAGGTTGTGGAGTTAGCTTTACCTTATTTAGATTTGGTTGCTTTTTCTCTTGTTCCATTGATTGTTTTTCAAGCTTTTAAACAATTTTCCGAGGGATTATCACAAACAAAATACCCAATGTATGCTACTGTAGTGGCAAATATTATTAATATAGTTTTAAATTACATATTGATATTTGGAAATTTTGGTTTTCCCAAAATGGGAATTGTCGGCGCAGCTATTGGTACGTTGGTGTCGAGATTTTTCATGGTATTTTATTTGTGGTTCATTCTAAAAACAAAGGATAAATTTAAATATTATGTAACCGGATTTAACTTTGCGAAAATTGAAAAGAGAGTAATAAAAAAAATTATAGAACTAGGATTTCCGTCGTCGTTACAAATGTTTTTTGAGGTAGGAATATTTACTTCTGCAGTTTGGTTAAGTGGCGTTTTGGGTAAAAATGCACAGGCAGCAAATCAGATTGCATTGAACCTTAGTAGTATGACATTTATGTTTGGTATGGGCTTAGGCGTTACCGCTATGATTCGTGTAGGTAATCAAAAAGGCTTATTTAACTTTAAAGAACTTAGACGCATAGCTCAGTCCATATTTTTACTCACCTTCTTATTAGAAATTTTCTTTGCAGCCCTTTTTCTTATAGGTAGGCATTGGTTTCCTACGTTGTATTTAGATATTAATGATGTAACTAGTATTACCGATAATACAGAAGTAATGATTATTGCTGCAGAACTTTTACTTGTAGCGGCATTTTTTCAAATTTCAGATGGAATACAAGTTGTGGTTCTAGGTGCATTACGTGGACTTCAAGACGTTAAGATACCAACGGTAATCACTTTTATATCTTACTGGTTAATTGGTTTTCCTGTGAGTTATTACCTATGCCTTCATACTAATTTAAAAAGTACGGGAATATGGATAGGTTTACTCATAGGATTAACGGCATCGGCTATTATGTTGTATCTTCGATTTAATTACTTAACAAAAAAACTAATTGCTGGATAAGGGAGAATATAGTTGTTTCAGTAATTTAATTTTAAATTATATAGTATAATTTCTATGGAGTTTCCAAAATTTTTATTGGGTGATAATACGGATTATCCAACGGCAATATTTGTTGTTCATACCGAATTTCCAAGGTTTATTATTAATCTCGAAAATGATGAAGTAGAATGGCTCGAAGAATTTTCTAAGGAAGATGAAAAAGAATTAGAGGAAGAAGCTGAAAATTTAATTGAAGCGGCCACGGCATTTTATGATCGTGAAGTAGCTAGATATGAAGATTAAGAATTATGCTTCAAGAGCTTTTACAATTAGATAAAGATTTTTTTTTATTTCTCAATGGTCTGGGTACTCCTCAATGGGATAATTTTTTTCAATTTCTTTCCCATAAATTAAGTGCTATACCGCTTTATATATTCTTACTGATACTTACATATCAAAAATTTGGAGGTAAAAGAACTTTAGTCTTATTAGTGACCGTTGCATTATTAATTACTGTAACGGATCAATTAAGTAATTTTTTTAAGTATGGAATTCAAAGATTAAGACCTTGTCATAACCCAGAAATTACACCTTACATGCGGTTGGTAAAAAGTTACTGTGGTGGTCAATTTGGTTATTTTTCAGCACATGCTGCAAATGCTTTTGCAGTGGCGGTTTTTTTTGGTAGCATTTTAAAATCTGTCATAAACTATATTGGAATTTTCTTAGTTCTTTGGGCTGCTTTAGTTGCGTACAGCCGTATTTATCTTGGAGTGCATTTTCCATTAGATATAGTTACGGGAGCTTTAATAGGCTCTTTGTTTGGCTGGTTATTTGTAAAGTTATTTTTATTTTCACTACGCAAATTTTCCTTATGATATCTAATCTCAGGTACTGGTTTTTACTTTTATTAATCTTCTTGATATACGTTGCCGGAATGTTTGTAACGTTGTTCGAGAACGATTCTGCCCAATTCTCTGTTATGGCCATGAGAATGGTACAGGAGAATGATTTTTTCAGCCTTTTTAAAGGTCCTGAAGAATATTTGGATAAGCCACATATGCATTATTGGTTAGCTGCAATTTCTTATAAAATATTTGGCTTACATGATTGGGCCTATAGAATACCCGGTATTTTGTCCACGTTACTTGCAGCATATAGTTGTTATGGATTAGGAAGTCTTTTATATAATAAACATGTAGGTAAAATAGCTGCACTTGTATTTATGACGGCGCAAACTATTGTTTTAGGTGCAATTGATGTTCGTACAGACGCTGTTTTGACAGGTTTTAGTGTCCTTGCTATATGGCAAATAACGAAGTATATAGAAAAGGGTAGTGTATTGGCAATTGGAGTAGGAGCGTTTGCAGCAGGTATTGCCTTTTCAACAAAGGGTCAAATAGCGCTTCTTGTCATTGGCCTACCTATTTTATGTCATTTACTCTATACTAGAAAATGGAAGGCCTTTTTAAGCTGGAAGGTAATAGTAGCACTATTCGTATTTGGTATTACAATAAGCCCAATGTTATATGCGTATTATTTGCAGTTTGATTTACATCCAGAGAAGGTAATTCGGGGCAAAGACAATAGAAGTGGTATATTTTTTATTTTTTGGGAACAGAGTTTTGAACGATTAAGTGGAGAAGGTATAGGTAAAAATAGTAGCGATTTCTTTTTCTTTTTTCATACATTTTTGTGGGTTTTTATTCCTTGGACAATTTTGGGAATCACCGCATTTTGGGTTAAAACGAAGCAGTTCGTAAAACTAAAATTTAAGTATTATCCTGGTTACGAGTTTTTAACGATAGGAGGGATAACTTTAATTTTCGCAATCATCAGTTTTGCCCAATTTAAACTACCGCATTACTTAAATATAACAATACCTCTGTTTGCAGTATTAACTGCTTCTTATTTGTATAATTTGTACAATTCGGATAAAACAAAAGCTGTTAAAATCTTAATGATCGGGCAATATTTTATACTTGGTGTTGTGTTTATTGCTTCTGCTTTAATATGCTTCTTCGTGTTTAAATTAAATAGTTTAGTTGCTTATAGTTCACTTTTGGTTGCAGCGATAATTATTGGGTTTTACGCTTTAAAGCAGGAAGCGGAGTACGCGAAATTAATTACTATATCCGTTTGCGCGTCTATATTGCTTAATGCCGTTTTGAATCTCCATTTTTATCCCAATTTACTAGAATATCAAGGAGGATCTTCAATGGCAAAAGTAATTTCTGAAAAAAATATACCGGTAGAGCGTATTTATAAAGTTGGCAAAGACTATTCTTGGTCGTTAGATTTTTACAATCAGTATCCAGTACAAATGGTAACACCAGAGTTTTTAAAAGACAAAAAAGATATTTGGGTATATGTCAATGATGATGAGTTGAAAATGTTACAGGACAACGGCTTTGATTGGGATTCTCAGATTTCAGTAAATCAATTTAGAATTACAAGGCTGCAAGGTAAATTCATGAATCCAACTACGCGTAATAAGGTTACTCGTAAAATGCATTTAGTACATATAAATTAAACCTAATATTTAAATGGTATTAAGTTGATGTTTTAAATACTTCTAGTTTTATTTTTTTGAAATGATACCATATACCGACAAATGATACCAAGGCGGTAATTAAAAAAAATAATACACTTACCCCAACGGATATGCTTTGGTCTAAGTTCAGTAACTCAGCCCCATAAAAGAAGGTGACTTCACGACTACCAATACCACCTAAAGTTAAAGGCACTACAGCTACAATTGATGAAATTAGAAAAATAATTAAATAAGCAATTTGATCGTATTCTATTCTTAAAGCGAGTAAAATGTACCAAATACTAACTAACTGTGCCAGTTGAACCATTGTTGATAATAATGTGGTTTTCCAAAAAATTGGCAGTACGTAACTGAAGTATTTTTTATTTAGTAGCCAAAATACGATTATCGATATTGGAATTGCTAAAATGAATATCCAGTGAATTCCATTTAAAATTTCTTTTTCAAGAAATGCCAATAATCCACATGCATAAATAAATAGTAAAAGGAGACCGCTTAAACGATCTAAAACCAATACGCTCACTATTTTTTTGGTAGGTACATTGAATGTTTTTTTTAATAAATAGCCTTTATATGCATCGCCACCAATACCGCCAGGTAAAAATAAATTGTAGAACATACCCAGTAGGTATAGTTTAAAATTACTGACATGGGTAAGCAATACTTTAAGTTGATGAAAATAAAGGTTAAGACGAACAGCAGCGATTACCTTCGATAGTATAAAGAACAGAGCTGCAATTGCTACGTATAAAAAATTGCTCTTAAAAAGAATACCTTTTATTTCACCTACATCTATTTTTGTAAAGATGAAATAAATTAAAATAATACTGATCAGTACTTTTAATCCGGTGGTTACTTTTTTATTTAATTTCACCACCTACACTAACTTTTCTAATACGATACGGTCTTTTCTTTTGAGATTCATAATAGGTACGTATTAGTAGTTCCATAACTATGCCTATGGTGAAAAGTTGAATTCCAGCAAAAATAAGCATCATACCAAATGTTAATAGAGGTCTTGTGCCAATATCTTCTCCAAAACCAAGCTTCACTACCAATAAGTATAGATTTATTATAACACCCAACAATATCATTATAAATCCGAAAATACCAAATAGATGAATGGGTCTTTGAAAGTATTTACGAATAAAGAGTAGAAGCATCATGTCAGCCACTACTTTAAAAACACGTTCCAACCCATATTTAGAAACGCCTGCATGACGTGCATGATGTTTAACGGGTACCTGTTTTATTTGTCCACCTTCTAAAAAGGCCAATAAGGTGATAAAACGATGCATTTCTCCGTATAAATTTAAATCTTTAGCAATATCCTTGGTAAAGACTTTTAGGGCGCAGCCATTATCTTTAATGTCTAATTTAGTAACACGCCTCACTAGAAAATTTGCAATTTTAGAGGGGATTTTTTTAACTAAAGAATCTTTCCTTTTTTGACGTATTCCCGTAACAACATCAAATTCCCCACTTACGGCATACGTAAGCATTTCAGGA
The genomic region above belongs to Maribacter hydrothermalis and contains:
- the mazG gene encoding nucleoside triphosphate pyrophosphohydrolase, coding for MNSRTDQLKALDRLLTIMDELREQCPWDKKQTMQTLRHLTIEETYELGDAILDNDLNEVKMELGDVLLHIIFYAKIGSETNDFDIADVANAISDKLIHRHPHIYGDTIVSDAEEVKRNWEQIKLKEGKKSVLEGVPKSLPALVKANRIQDKVAGVGFDWERPEQVFEKVQEELNELQAEVTAGNTDEIESEFGDVLFSMINYARFLGVNPENALERTNKKFIKRFQYLEKGAKQMGKELKDMTLAEMDVFWNQAKTND
- a CDS encoding MATE family efflux transporter, translating into MLQKYTEEFRYNIKLSVPVILGMLGHTFVQLADNIMVGQLGTAELAAVSLGNSFVFVAMSLGIGFSTAITPLVAEADGAGNKDNAKSALKHGLVLCTVLGLTLFGLILLAKPIMYIMKQPIEVVELALPYLDLVAFSLVPLIVFQAFKQFSEGLSQTKYPMYATVVANIINIVLNYILIFGNFGFPKMGIVGAAIGTLVSRFFMVFYLWFILKTKDKFKYYVTGFNFAKIEKRVIKKIIELGFPSSLQMFFEVGIFTSAVWLSGVLGKNAQAANQIALNLSSMTFMFGMGLGVTAMIRVGNQKGLFNFKELRRIAQSIFLLTFLLEIFFAALFLIGRHWFPTLYLDINDVTSITDNTEVMIIAAELLLVAAFFQISDGIQVVVLGALRGLQDVKIPTVITFISYWLIGFPVSYYLCLHTNLKSTGIWIGLLIGLTASAIMLYLRFNYLTKKLIAG
- a CDS encoding phosphatase PAP2 family protein, with product MLQELLQLDKDFFLFLNGLGTPQWDNFFQFLSHKLSAIPLYIFLLILTYQKFGGKRTLVLLVTVALLITVTDQLSNFFKYGIQRLRPCHNPEITPYMRLVKSYCGGQFGYFSAHAANAFAVAVFFGSILKSVINYIGIFLVLWAALVAYSRIYLGVHFPLDIVTGALIGSLFGWLFVKLFLFSLRKFSL
- a CDS encoding glycosyltransferase family 2 protein produces the protein MQPITTSLLSVVVPLYNEQDNVTLLTQKIHESLVGYDYQIIYVDDFSKDDTKKVVKALKDNKVHLIELKKNYGQSLALAAGLDYAEGEYIITMDGDLQNDPSDIPEMLTYAVSGEFDVVTGIRQKRKDSLVKKIPSKIANFLVRRVTKLDIKDNGCALKVFTKDIAKDLNLYGEMHRFITLLAFLEGGQIKQVPVKHHARHAGVSKYGLERVFKVVADMMLLLFIRKYFQRPIHLFGIFGFIMILLGVIINLYLLVVKLGFGEDIGTRPLLTFGMMLIFAGIQLFTIGIVMELLIRTYYESQKKRPYRIRKVSVGGEIK
- a CDS encoding response regulator, with translation MNQNPLVWIIDDDDISKYIIRKNLQQLSITNVVEFSDSLEPLKGITKNIDSVDKLPDIILLDLNMPILDGFEFMEEFKILNKEIAKEIHIYMLTSSLSSNDLVRANSYPEISEYLIKPIAFQSLETIVKNILQN
- a CDS encoding SMP-30/gluconolactonase/LRE family protein, with the protein product MKDTIQFFSSIIVLIFVNSCKAQTTSLVAENAKLVQIANEYSFTEGPASDQEGNVYFTDQPNDKIIKWNSSNNSLSVFKEPSGRANGLYFDHNGRLLAAADENNEIWRIDENGKVDTLITNFENKKLNGPNDLWVDLKGGIYFTDPYYQRSYWDRTTAELTNKNVYYILPNSNTVFIAATNLVQPNGIIGTPDGKTLYVADIGDQKTYAYTVTENGNLTDRKLFTTMGSDGMTIDNKGNIYLTGNGVTIFNSKGEKIHHIPINEEWTANVTFGGKNQDILFITAKGSIYTLQMNVTGVRYTY
- a CDS encoding ArnT family glycosyltransferase is translated as MISNLRYWFLLLLIFLIYVAGMFVTLFENDSAQFSVMAMRMVQENDFFSLFKGPEEYLDKPHMHYWLAAISYKIFGLHDWAYRIPGILSTLLAAYSCYGLGSLLYNKHVGKIAALVFMTAQTIVLGAIDVRTDAVLTGFSVLAIWQITKYIEKGSVLAIGVGAFAAGIAFSTKGQIALLVIGLPILCHLLYTRKWKAFLSWKVIVALFVFGITISPMLYAYYLQFDLHPEKVIRGKDNRSGIFFIFWEQSFERLSGEGIGKNSSDFFFFFHTFLWVFIPWTILGITAFWVKTKQFVKLKFKYYPGYEFLTIGGITLIFAIISFAQFKLPHYLNITIPLFAVLTASYLYNLYNSDKTKAVKILMIGQYFILGVVFIASALICFFVFKLNSLVAYSSLLVAAIIIGFYALKQEAEYAKLITISVCASILLNAVLNLHFYPNLLEYQGGSSMAKVISEKNIPVERIYKVGKDYSWSLDFYNQYPVQMVTPEFLKDKKDIWVYVNDDELKMLQDNGFDWDSQISVNQFRITRLQGKFMNPTTRNKVTRKMHLVHIN
- a CDS encoding sugar phosphate isomerase/epimerase family protein, with protein sequence MKTRRNFLKQTSLFSAATLFTPQTSFSLTKNTSYGVQLYSFRDSMLENPKKTLEEIASLGFKEIESAGSSKGYYYGLAPTDMGKTCKALGMKITSGHVHLDDKFEQTMEDAVASGQEYLICSSMPSDGQTIDNYKKVAEQFNIAGDACKKIGLKFGYHNHEYEFESENGQVLYDVLMDNTESDLVHMELDLGWVVVAGKDPIDYFKKYPGRFPLWHLKDMNMEEKVSTEFGKGAIDIEHMLINKELSGVKHIYIEQEEYASTPFESMKYNMNFLKNI
- a CDS encoding lysylphosphatidylglycerol synthase transmembrane domain-containing protein, whose translation is MVKLNKKVTTGLKVLISIILIYFIFTKIDVGEIKGILFKSNFLYVAIAALFFILSKVIAAVRLNLYFHQLKVLLTHVSNFKLYLLGMFYNLFLPGGIGGDAYKGYLLKKTFNVPTKKIVSVLVLDRLSGLLLLFIYACGLLAFLEKEILNGIHWIFILAIPISIIVFWLLNKKYFSYVLPIFWKTTLLSTMVQLAQLVSIWYILLALRIEYDQIAYLIIFLISSIVAVVPLTLGGIGSREVTFFYGAELLNLDQSISVGVSVLFFLITALVSFVGIWYHFKKIKLEVFKTST